GCTCCCGAACGCGGCCCAGTGCTCGTGCAACGAGGCGGCGAAGGAGTTCAACGAGGTGCCGCTCGCGTTCCTGGCGCGGCTCACCTAGCGCGTTCGGAGGCTGGGATGGCACTTCGGTACGGTCAGCCTGCCCCGGGTTTTTCGCTGCCCTCGAGCCGCGGAGGCGCGATGACGCTCGCCGAATTCCGCGGCCAGGCCGACGTTGTCCTGGCCTTCTTCTGTTACGCGTGGGGTGGAATCTGAACGCCCGAGCTCGCCGGCCTGGGCCAGGTCGCCGGCAAGCTGCGCGAGCGTGGCGCTGCGCTGCTGGCGATCAGCGGCGATAGCTCGTTCTGCCAGACGGAGTTCGCCCGGGCGCGGGAGCTTCCGTTCCCGCTCCTGAGCGACGTCCACCGGACCGTGATCCGCGCCTACGACGTACTCGACGAGGCTCGGAACGTGGCCTACCGGTCGACCTTCGTCGTGGATCGGGATGGCCTGCTCCGATGGGGCCAGGCCGGTGACCGGCACATGATCCGCGACGGCGCGGAAATCCTCCGGGTTCTGGATCTCGTGGAGACCCTGCGCCGGAGGGCATGAGATGCTCGCGGCTGGCGGGACCGGTCTCATCGGTGCGGAGGTCCGCCGCCGACCCGCTCCTGGTCGAGGGCCAGATCCACGGCGGGCTCGCTCAGGGGGTGGGCCAAGCGCTCTGGGAGCATATGGTGTACGAGCCGTCCGGCCAGTGCCTGAGCGCGTCGCTGATGGACTACGCGATCCCCAGGGCCGACATGCTGCCGGCGTTCGAGCTGAACCGCATCGAGACGCCATCGCCCGTGAACCCGCTCGGCGCCAAGGGATGCGGCGAGGCCGGCGCGATCGGCTCGCCGCCGGCCGTCGTCAACGCTGTGATCGACGCGCTCCAGCCGCTCGGCGTCACGCACCTGGACACGCCGCTGACGGCCGCCCGCGTGTGGGCCGCAATTCAACAGGCCAAATCGCGAAGGAAGTCAGTATGATTCTTCGTGTTTTCGCACTCGGTGTGGCGCTTCTGCTGATGACCTCGACCGCCGCGGCCCAGGAGCCGATCCGCGTCGGCTTCATCACCGACCTGACGGGACCACTGGCCCAGCCCGGGAAGGAGATGGAGAATGGTATCCGGCTCTTTC
Above is a window of Candidatus Rokuibacteriota bacterium DNA encoding:
- a CDS encoding peroxiredoxin family protein, with protein sequence MGQVAGKLRERGAALLAISGDSSFCQTEFARARELPFPLLSDVHRTVIRAYDVLDEARNVAYRSTFVVDRDGLLRWGQAGDRHMIRDGAEILRVLDLVETLRRRA
- a CDS encoding molybdopterin-dependent oxidoreductase, giving the protein MRCSRLAGPVSSVRRSAADPLLVEGQIHGGLAQGVGQALWEHMVYEPSGQCLSASLMDYAIPRADMLPAFELNRIETPSPVNPLGAKGCGEAGAIGSPPAVVNAVIDALQPLGVTHLDTPLTAARVWAAIQQAKSRRKSV